A section of the Polyodon spathula isolate WHYD16114869_AA chromosome 29, ASM1765450v1, whole genome shotgun sequence genome encodes:
- the LOC121302363 gene encoding lysoplasmalogenase-like, producing the protein MRIKKKLANQSFLSASLSPHVQSFLSASLSPPRSLPTVNQAGKNLQLRTGERREALLWQAAKWTPLVYQVSCLRSLTRQAEAMGSVSYLLRGAKWGSMLSKCLPVFLCCVYLLYRTSHQWGRYQKLILAGLLLSSLGDACLIYPALFILGMAFFAAAHISYICAFGWSPLNPVPLAVILPVEGLIFFTVLLPELDGLLVFLIPLYILLLGTMVWRSLVVPLPRGAWICAATGGVSFMVSDTALAVDKFCTPLPYAEALIMGTYYLAQILLTLSATDGREQHREPRKKNVRKKKKYIYIYIYIYIYIYI; encoded by the exons atgagaataaaaaaaaaactggcaaaccAATCctttctctctgcctccctctccccccaCGTCCAATCctttctctctgcctccctctcccccccacGTTCACTTCCTACAGTAAACCAGGCAGGAAAGAATTTGCAGCTtcgaacgggagagagaagggaagCGCTTCTGTGGCAGGCAGCGAAGTGGACTCCTCTCGTTTATCAGGTGAGCTGCCTTCGCTCTTTAACACGCCAAGCAG AGGCGATGGGCTCGGTCTCGTATCTCCTGCGAGGGGCGAAATGGGGCAGCATGCTGTCCAAGTGCCTCCCTGTCTTCCTGTGCTGTGTGTACCTGCTGTACCGCACCTCCCACCAGTGGGGACGCTACCAAAAACTCATCCTGGCTGGACTGCTGCTCTCCAGTCTAGGAGACGCCTGCCTGATTTACCCTGCTCTCTTCATTCTGG GAATGGCGTTCTTTGCTGCGGCTCACATCTCCTATATCTGTGCGTTTGGCTGGTCTCCGCTCAATCCTGTCCCGCTGGCCGTCATCCTGCCCGTGGAAGGCTTGATCTTCTTCACCGTTCTGCTGCCAGAGCTGGATGGGCTGCTGGTCTTCCTGATTCCCCTCTACATCCTGCTGCTGGGCACCATGGTGTGGCGCTCCCTGGTTGTGCCACTGCCCAGGGGAGCGTGGATTTGTGCTGCCACGGGGGGCGTGTCCTTTATGGTGTCGGACACAGCCCTGGCGGTTGACAAGTTCTGCACTCCCCTGCCCTACGCAGAGGCCTTAATAATGGGGACCTACTACCTCGCCCAAATCCTGCTCACTCTGTCAGCCACCGACGGAAGAGAGCAACACAGGGAGCCCAGAAAGAAAAacgttagaaaaaaaaaaaaatatatatatatatatatatatatatatatatatatatatatataa
- the LOC121302362 gene encoding cell cycle and apoptosis regulator protein 2-like, translating to MDVSQAAPLLQNTQQAGLGHKQRVFTGVVTNMHEYYGVVDEEVLFQLSVVKGRVPLVGEKVLVKAIYNPGQSMKWSAQKVQAVNNQSLLKSLPSLLPAMGQPQKQGILGNKPQPLLQAPIIPPLIPSMQQPPQKPGLLQTPPHLFPHPHPQHHPHPQHQHPRQGQFDQRGGGRRRHGDGGRRAGRWDDGGSWCGDRVSQKRRKLRGTQEEPLKKAIIQQPRYWPLFSRFSRDSSACDTLEVLRRYPQLALPDDFFDLRLSWVETFPATRPLTLGFPCPFHIAEPRGGPDPAQPADSDPSYSAKVILLSTPGLEEMYQKCCALSEEQKEVSAGLVHPTMLIKFLVGLKQEEAVVLGGAWSPSLDGSKPVKDPQVLIRTAVRCTKAQTGLDLSICSQWFKFAEVRYLRAGLVETTVFFLPDVWHCLPSVSEWEALLLAHNPGTESGCSPASDQAAEESTAVDSQTPNPLGALPDEPALLVHPREGMSCATLPLRSLLEYRNSPGHSNFEVSLMAELFNEMLQRDFGLRIYQALHSIPERATAQPGSQGAAESQDVHMTPVEPQKDEEEEEGVREGAEPQRVGESRKMKEEALEEDSLLLQDDDKNNFGVGQEEGEMSHHSCPGSTKETDKEPCSSLVLSRDVLLAFVYFDHNFCGFLLDKDLEEIVLSLGLHLSRAQATELVTKVVSQNACQYQGLAERWEGDMEPGDRKTLTADPKLQGNVSLLPPVSTKGSGRQSQRSGSGGSELVTHNGTAVHLGNVLLKLERVESTRVHLEDRIRSLEARLGEAGQQVSVEEAQRKSLASGLEAAQKSLAEALDKLKAEEKRSASYEKLLKESTGSMVSVIEKMQCIVNKTCSAVETGSDTSDKV from the exons ATGGACGTGTCGCAGGCAGCCCCTCTCCTGCAG AATACTCAGCAGGCGGGCCTGGGGCACAAGCAGCGCGTGTTCACCGGCGTCGTTACCAACATGCACGAGTATTATGGGGTGGTGGATGAAGAGGTTCTCTTCCAGCTGAG tgtggtgAAGGGGCGTGTGCCGCTGGTGGGAGAGAAGGTCCTGGTTAAAGCTATCTACAACCCCGGGCAGAGCATGAAGTGGAGCGCACAGAAAGTTCAGGCAGTTAATAACCAG TCCCTCTTGAAGTCTCTGCCGTCCCTTCTTCCAGCAATGGGCCAGCCGCAGAAGCAAGGCATTCTGGGAAACAAACCGCAGCCTCTCCTCCAGGCTCCCATAATTCCTCCCTTAATACCCAGCATGCAGCAGCCCCCTCAAAAAC CCGGACTTCTGCAGACCCCGCCCCACCTCTTTCCCCACCCTCACCCCCAGCACCATCCCCACCCCCAGCACCAGCACCCCAGGCAGGGCCAGTTCGATCAGCGTGGAGGGGGGAGGAGACGACACGGAGACGGAGGGAGGCGCGCGGGCCGATG GGATGACGGTGGGAGCTGGTGTGGGGACCGCGTGTCTCAGAAGAGGAGGAAGCTGAGGGGGACCCAGGAGGAGCCCTTGAAGAAAGCCATCATCCAGCAGCCCCGATACTGGCCTCTCTTCTCACGCTTCTCTCGAGACAG ctCTGCCTGTGACACTCTGGAAGTGCTGCGTCGATACCCACAGCTGGCACTGCCCGATGACTTCTTCGACCTGCGGCTGAGCTGGGTGGAGACCTTCCCAGCCACCCGACCCCTGACCCTGGGCTTCCCCTGCCCCTTCCACATAGCAGAGCCGAGGGGGGGCCCTGACCCAGCCCAGCCTGCAGACTCGGACCCCTCCTACAGCGCCAAG GTGATTCTCCTGTCGACCCCAGGACTGGAGGAGATGTACCAGAAATGCTGCGCTCTGTCTGAAGAACAGAAGGAGGTTTCTGCAGGACTAGTGCACCCCACCATGCTCATCAAG ttcttgGTTGGGCTGAAGCAGGAGGAGGCAGTGGTTCTGGGGGGAGCCTGGTCCCCTTCTCTGGATGGGTCCAAACCGGTCAAAGACCCCCAGGTTCTGATCCGGACCGCTGTGCGCTGCACCAAGGCACAGACCGGGCTGGACTTGAGCATTTGTTCTCAGTG gTTCAAGTTTGCAGAGGTACGGTATCTGCGAGCTGGGCTGGTGGAGACCACGGTGTTCTTCCTCCCGGACGTGTGGCACTGTCTGCCCTCTGTGTCAGAGTGGGAGGCCCTGCTGCTGGCACACAATCCTGGCACAGAGAGCGGCTGCTCCCCAGCATCGGACCAG GCCGCGGAGGAGAGCACTGCTGTGGACAGCCAGACCCCCAATCCGCTGGGGGCTCTGCCGGACGAGCCTGCCCTCCTTGTGCACCCCAGAGAAGGGATGTCCTGCGCCACCCTGCCCCTCCGCTCACTGCTAGAGTACAGGAACAGCCCTGGACACAGCAACTTTGAG GTCTCCCTGATGGCTGAGCTCTTCAATGAGATGCTGCAGAGAGATTTTGGGCTGCGAATCTACCAAGCGCTGCACTCCATCCCAGAGAGAGCAACGGCGCAGCCTGGGAGCCAGGGGGCAGCAGAGAGCCAGGACGTGCACATGACA CCAGTGGAGCCACagaaggatgaagaggaggaggagggagtgagggagggggCGGAGCCTCAGCGAGTGGGGGAGAGCAGGAAGATGAAGGAGGAGGCGCTGGAGGAGGACAGCCTGCTGCTGCAGGACGATGACAAAAATAATTTCG GAGTCGGCCAAGAGGAGGGGGAGATGTCTCATCATTCATGTCCCGGCTCCACCAAAGAGACG GACAAGGAGCCCTGCAGCTCGCTGGTGCTGTCCCGGGACGTCCTGCTAGCCTTTGTCTACTTCGATCACAATTTCTGCGGCTTCCTTCTGGACAAGGACCTGGAGGAGATCGTGCTGTCGCTGGGGCTGCACCTCTCCCGGGCACAG GCGACAGAGCTGGTGACGAAAGTGGTGTCCCAGAATGCCTGTCAGTACCAGGGGCTGGCTGAGCGCTGGGAGGGGGACATGGAGCCAGGGGACAGAAAGACCCTCACCGCGGACCCCAAACTGCAAG GCAACGTCTCTCTGCTGCCCCCGGTGTCTACGAAGGGCAGCGGCAGGCAGTCTCAGCGGTCAGGGTCCGGGGGCTCGGAGCTGGTCACTCACAACGGCACGGCCGTGCACCTGGGTAATGTTCTGCTGAAACTGGAGCGAGTCGAGAGCACACGGGTGCACCTAGAGGACAGGATCCGGAGTCTGGAGGCCAGGCTGG gcgaggcagggcagcaggtGTCTGTGGAGGAGGCACAGAGGAAGAGCCTGGCCTCGGGGCTGGAGGCGGCACAGAAGAGCCTGGCCGAGGCTTTGGACAAGTTAAAGGCAGAAGAGAAACGCAGCGCCTCGTACGAGAAGCTGTTGAAGGAAAGCACAGGGAGTATGGTTTCCGTCATTGAGAAGATGCAGTGCATTGTGAATAAG acCTGCAGCGCGGTCGAAACAGGGAGCGACACTTCGGACAAGGTGTAA
- the LOC121302194 gene encoding uncharacterized protein LOC121302194 translates to MNLYRSFGALSDSWEQEFSFPDRREQGSPDFRRRVIRLKGTVSGSKPVGILKSESEDSGMELASSDNSPSTPLGSVHSLSMGSSESSLAPSVSDLRLGTEREDSSPALSRRSNSELLETGKTLPRSWSTSRKLEQLLLRTESRWEASPAPSSRGASELEAEAVDTDSIQTAAFDEQEKRASRRSGKRLILTRSQSCETLDDSFDACWGGGDVVDGARGGTVPLGSSQGLGYLEQVCRMLEQVARLQKTNQLLQRQKEAAEHRLRGKATDEELFYGHCLCGAAEEFLKPDWEETRQSHMDLAGQCQNRDSYLPTHYRRRSRSDTQAFLNFKSLGESDLPSPHFISTGNLLETLPETQRPLPPVRAERSHWGKIKHLVKFLQIRPEKSETRGSSTHLHSQEARSTEAASPKQRFVPLFKKRGKNQSVC, encoded by the exons ATGAACCTGTACCGGAGCTTTGGAGCCCTCTCGGATTCCTGGGAGCAGGAGTTTTCCTTTCCGGATCGTAGAGAACAGGGAAGCCCTGATTTCAGGAGGCGGGTGATCCGATTGAAAGGCACAGTCTCTGGCAGCAAGCCGGTGGGGATCCTCAAATCCGAGTCTGAAGATTCGGGAATGGAGCTGGCGAGCAGTGATAATTCCCCTTCCACACCTTTGGGGTCTGTGCACAGCTTGTCCATGGGCAGCTCGGAGAGCTCCCTGGCTCCCAGCGTGTCTGACCTGAGACTGGGGACTGAGAGAGAGGATTCTTCCCCTGCGCTGTCCCGGCGATCCAACAGCGAGCTCCTGGAGACTGGGAAGACCCTGCCAAGGAGCTGGTCCACCAGCAGGAAGCTGGAGCAGTTGCTTCTCAGGACAGAGTCGAGGTGGGAAGCCTCTCCAGCACCCTCATCAAGAGGGGCCTCTGAGCTGGAGGCAGAAGCCGTGGATACAGACAGCATTCAGACAGCTGCCTTCGACGAGCAGGAGAAAAGAGCGTCTAGAAGATCAGGGAAGAGGCTCATCCTAACGAGGTCCCAGAGCTGCGAGACTCTGGACGACAGCTTTGACGCGTGTTGGGGAGGAGGAGATGTG GTGGATGGAGCAAGGGGGGGCACGGTCCCACTTGGCTCCAGCCAGGGTTTGGGTTACCTGGAGCAGGTGTGCAGGATGCTGGAGCAGGTAGCCCGGCTGCAAAAGACCAACCAGCTTCTCCAGAGACAGAAGGAGGCTGCTGAGCACCGGCTCCGGGGTAAAGCCACTGATGAGGAGCTGTTTTATGGGCACTGTTTGTGCGGGGCGGCCGAGGAGTTCCTGAAACCTGACTGGGAGGAGACCCGACAGAGTCACATGGATCTGGCCGGCCAATGCCAGAATCGTGACTCTTATCTCCCCACCCACTACAGGAGGAGGTCACGCTCGGATACACAGGCGTTTCTGAACTTCAAGTCCCTCG GGGAATCTGATTTACCTTCACCCCATTTCATCAGCACTGGAAACCTGCTGGAGACCTTACCGGAGACCCAAAGACCCCTCCCCCCGGTCAGG GCAGAGCGCTCACACTGGGGGAAGATAAAGCACCTTGTAAAATTTCTGCAAATAAGACCAGAGAAATCCGAGACCAGGGGCTCCTCCACGCACCTGCACAG tcaaGAAGCACGAAGTACAGAAGCCGCCAGTCCTAAGCAGAGGTTTGTCCCATTGTTTAAGAAGAGGGGGAAGAACCAGAGTGTGTGTTAG